The Miscanthus floridulus cultivar M001 chromosome 7, ASM1932011v1, whole genome shotgun sequence genome includes a region encoding these proteins:
- the LOC136466326 gene encoding uncharacterized protein has translation MVTQKLLHYFTDHEVAVITSSPLGDIIRNRDATGWISKWALELMGHDMRYIPCTANKSQALMNFVTEWIEVQLSTLDITHEYWTMYFDGFVMVPGSGAGVVLISSDGSRLRYAIRLHFLASNNTMEYEALINGLCITIELGATRLYVRDDLELVVDQVIKESCKSALMAAYYQEVRKLEDKF, from the coding sequence atggtgacccagaagctcctgcactacttcaccgaccatgaagtcgcaGTCATCACTTCATCcccgctcggggacatcatccgcaaccgcgacgccacaggatggatctctaagtgggcactcgaactcatgggccatgataTGAGGTACATCCCCTGTACTGCCaataagtctcaggctctcatgaattttgtcaccgaatggatagAGGTACAGCTATCGACCctagacatcacccatgagtactggacaatgtacttcgacgggttcGTAATGGTGCCTGGCTCGggagctggagtggttctgatctcctcggacgggagtaggctccgctatgccatccgcctccactttttagcctcaaataacaccatggagtatgaggccctcatcaacggactatgcatcactatcgagcttggtgctacgcGACTCTATGTTCGCGACGACTTGGAGCtggtcgttgatcaggtcataaAGGAGTCCTGCAAAAGtgccctcatggcagcatactaccaagaggtgcgcaagcttgaggacaaattctag